The window CCCGAGTGACCATCGCGAGGCCGACGCGGAGCGAGCGCTGGTCGGTCAGTTCGTACAGGCGGCCGCTGTAGTAGCCGCTGAGAAGTTTCGATGGCAGCGTGACGAGGACGGCGAGTGCGATGAGGTCGAGGACGCCGAGGAAGGAGAACGGGTCGGTGACGAGGCCGATCCAGAAGAAGAACACCGCAGCGAACGTGTCCCGGATCGGCGTGAGGGATTCCTCGATGGCGTGGACGAACGACGTGGAGCTGAACGCCATCCCGACGAAGAACGCGGCGACGGCTTCGCTCACGCCGAGCGCGAGCGCCGCGCCGGCGATGAGGACGGTCGTGCCGACCGTTCGCAGGACGAAGTACTCGCTCGAGGGCGTATCGAGCAGGCGTTCGAGCCAGCCCGTGCCCGCGTAGACGAGGACGACGAGTAAGAAGAGAAAGCCCACTGCGATGCCGACGGATTCGGCCGCCGTGGCGAGCGACCCGCCGCCGAGTACGGCCGCACCGAGTACGGCGAGGTAGACGGCGATGGCGAGGTCTTCGAAGACGAGAGTGCCGAGGATCGGCGCGCTCTCCGGGTTCGCGATCCATCCTACGTCGAGCATTGTCTTCGTGATGACTGCGCTCGAGGAGATGTAGACGATGCCCGCGACGACCAGCGCGGCGACGACGCTGTCGAACAACCACACCCCGAAGAGGAGGCCGACGGCGAAGTTCACGACGAAGTCCGCGACGCCCGCCTTCCCGATGCGTTCGCGGTCGCGGAGCAGCGTCTCCAGGTTGAACTCCAGGCCGAGGAAGAAGAGGAGGAAGACGATGCCGAGTTCCGCGCCGACCTCGATGAACGCCGTCTCCGAGACGTACGGCAGGCCCACGCTCCCGACGACGTACTCGTTGAGCGCCATTCCCACGAGGATGTAGAACGGAATCGGTGAGAGTCCGGCACGCGCGGCGACGATGCTCACCGCCGCAATCGCCGCGAACATCACGCCGGCTTCGAAGAGGAGTTCCCCAGCCATCGGTCGAGTCCTCCTGCGCCCGCAGTCCACTTAATTGGGCGGTCTTGTTCCACCTCTGAGGCGGTCGATCCCTCGTAGCGGATCGGTATTGTCGGGCGTATCGAAGCAGAGGCACGCGTATTCCCGAGTTCGTTTGCCGCTTCCCGACCATACACGTATTCGACACCCCACGCACGGGTATGGGACTCAGTACCGAGGAAATCATGCGGCTCAGCCTCGACCTCGTCGGCTGGGACGACGTGCCCGGCGACAGCACCACCTACGTGTCCGGCGACGACATCGAGACGGCGCTCGTCGGCATCGACCTCGAAAGCCCCGAAGTACAGCTCGCGCACCGCGAGGGGTTCGACCTCGCGCTCGCCCACCATCCCGCGGGCGACGACGCCCGCCTCGACTTCACGGACGTGCTCGATAAGCAGGTCGAGTTCATGACCGCGCACGGCGTCCCCGAGGACGAGGCGGAGGAGGCCGCGGACAGCATCCGGGAGGGCGCGGAGTACGGCGCGCACGCCGCGAACTACCGCCACAACCCGAGCGTCGCGGAGTACCTCGACCAGCCGTACATGAACGTCCACCTCGCGCCCGACGAACTGGGCCGCCGCGCGTTCGTCGACGTGGTCGACACGCTCGACGAGTCCGACACCGTCGCCGACCTCAGGGACGCCTTCAACGCCGAGTTCGCGGAGCTTCGAGACGCCAAGACCGACATCGAGACCCGCGTCGGGAGCGACGACAACGAACTCGGCGAGGTCGCCGTCCACCACGCCGCCGGCACGAACGGCGGCGCCGACGTGGCGCGCGCGTACTTCGAGAACGGCGTCGACACCGTCATCTACATCCACGTCTCCGCGAGCGACGCCGCCGAACTCCGCGAGGAGTACGACGACAAGAACCTCGTCGTCACCGGCCACATCGCCAGCGACGCAATCGGCCTGAACGAGTACATCGACGCCCTCGAGGACGCCGGCGTCGACTGCACCACCATCTCCGGCTGCGGGCTCTAACCGGCCTTAGGCCATGTCCATCTCGTCGCGGTCGCCCTCGCCCTCGCGCTCCAGGTGGCGCTCCACGGCGTCCTCCGTCACGTCGCTCTCGTCCAACGCTCCCTCTGACTCGTCGGTCTCCGCGTCGTCCGACTCCGCCTCTTCGTCGTCTGCGTCCGCCTCATCGTCGTCGGCCTCGTCCGTTTCACCGTCCTCGGTTTCGATGTCGGCTTCGACTTCGATTTCGATGCCGTCGGCGTCGAGTTCGGCCTCGTACGCCGTCGAACTGCCCTCGAATTCGAGTTCTTCGGAGTCGACTTCGACCTCCACCTCGACTTCGACGTCGATGTCGTCTGACATACGCGGTGGGTGCGGGCGCGGCCGGAAAAAACCGTGCGGCCGTCAGACGACGGGGATGAACTCGCGGTGCGCGGCGATGTCGTCGGGGTCGATGTCGGCGACGAGGTCTGTTTCGCGGCGGTTGAGCGCGGCCTGCACGCTTCCGTCGGGGCGGATCACGCGGGACTGGCCGGCGTAGTCGGTGACGGGCGCGTCCGGGAGGTCGCGGCGGCCCGTCCGCCCGGCGCCGACGACCCAGCGCACGCCGTCGAGCGCCCGCGCTCGCAGGAGGAGGTTCCAGTTCTGCGCGTAGGGCGCGGGCCACGCGCCGACGACGAACAACGCGTCCACTCGGTCGCCGGTGAACGCCGCGCTCTCCGCGACGAAGTTCAGGTCGTAGCACGTCACGAGGCCGGTTCGGCCGAGCGGCGAGTCGACGACGACGCGCTCGTCGCCGGGCGCGAGCGCGTCCGCTTCGTCCGCCCAGAGGTGGCGTTTCCGGTAGTACGTCCGGTCGCCCTCCGGCGTGACGTACACCGCGGTGTTGTAGTACGCGTCGCTCGCGTCCTCCACGAACCCCGCGAGAATCGCGGTGTCGTGCTCGCGGGCGAGCGCGTCGAGGCGGGCGAGCCGGTCGCTCTCCCGGTCGAGGGCGACGGATTCGATTCGGTCGTCGGCGACGAACCCGGTGAGCGCGTACTCCGGGAACACGGCGACTCTGGTGTCGTCGGGGAGGCCGCGCAGTCGGTCGGTTATGGCGGCGAGGTTCGCGTCCGGGTCGAGGTCTGAGAGGGCGAGCTGGCAGGCGGCGACAGTGACCATACCGTCGTCTCGCGGGCCGCGCGGAAAAACGCGGGTGCTGGTTCCCGGGAACCCGGGCGTTCAAGCCCCCGGCCGTCCACCTATCGGGTATGAGTGACTGGCAGGATCGAATCGTCGGTGAGCGGATGCGGGTGGACGACGAGTTCCAGCACCGCGTGGAGGCGTCGTCCTTCTCGAACCAGCAGTGGGGGCTCGTGATGACCGCGGTGGAGTTCGACATCGAGCACCCCGAGGACCCGGAGCGCGCGCGGCTGGTCGCGGACACGTCGAACCTCACGCACGTGATGGACGAACTCGACAACGTCGAGGCGGGCATGGCGGCGATGGCGGGCGGCCAGCAGCGCGACGACGACAGCGGCGGAATTCTCGGCGACGTGAAGCGCATGCTCGGCATCGGCGACAGCGGGGACTCCGGGAGCGACGAGGAGCGGGCGTCGGAGGCCGCGGCGCTCGCGCAGGAGTACGCGGACGCCCTGCAGGAAAAGCTCGAGGAGAACGGTCGCTGGGACGAGATCCGGGAGGCCGCGGTCTAGACGCCGTCGCCGCCGTGGTGGAGCGTGAACTCCTCCGTCTCGTAAATGTTGATGAGCTCTTCGACGATCTCGTCGTAGGACTCCTCGTCGTCGCGAATCTGGTCGAGTCGCTCGATCGTCTCCTCGCTCAGGTGGACTTTCGGCATACGTACTCTGTGTAGTCGAGCGGTGATAAGTGGAGGGGGCGACTTTTGCCCCTGCGGTGCGTCGCCCCGTCTATGAGTGACTTCGAACTGGATCTGCGGAGCGCGGAGGAACACCTCTCGCCCGAGCTCGATTCGGACTTCGAGGGGCGGGTCGTCCTCGGCGTGCTCGACGGCCAGACGGGGAACGAGGAGTGGCTGGGCGAGCTGGACGCGGGGAACGTGCTGGTGCTCGCGGTGGACGGCGAACTCGACGACCTCGCGGGCGGGTTCGCGGGGCCGGTGAAGGACGCGGGCGGGACGCTGATGCACTTCCGGTCGTTCCTCGTGGTGACGCCGCCGGGCGTGGACGTGGACACCGACCGACTGTAGCATAGCTTTAAGCGACTTCTCGCCGATACGTGTAGTATGGCTGACGAACCCGGCTTACTCGACCCGACAGCGCAGACGTACCGCTACTACCGGCACGCCGTCGAGAACCACTGGGATCCACACGACATCGACCTCGAAGCGGACGCGGACGCCGTCGCCGACCTGGACGACGCGACGTTCACGAACCTCCGCGGGTCGCTCGCGGCGTTCGGCGCGGGCGAGGAGTCCGTCACGGAGGACCTCGCGCCGCTCGCCGTCGTCCTCGACGACATCAGCGACGAACTGTTCGTGACGACGCAGCTCTACGAGGAGTCGAAGCACGCGGACTTCTTCGACCGCTACTGGCGGACGGTCGTCACGCCCGAGGAGGAACGACGCGGCATGACGCCGACGAGTCCGACCGACGACCGCTGGTTCTCCGCGGCGTACGTCGAACTGTTCGACCGAATGGCGGACGCGATGAACCAGTTGCTCGTCGAGGACACGCCGGAGACCCGCGCCAACGCGTACTGTCACTACCACCTCACCATCGAGGGAATCCTCGCGCAGACGGGCTACTACGGGCTGACGAACGCGTACGGCGGAACAAACGACCTGGCGGTCGACCTCCCCGAGCTTCCCGGGCTGGTCGCCGGCCTCACCCGTATTCGGGGTGACGAGGGCCGTCACGTCGGGTTCGGCATGCATCAGCTCAAGGAATCCGTCGAGGCCGGCGAGGTCGATCCCGAATTCATTCGGGACACCGTCGACGACCTCCTCCCGCTGGTGCAGGAGAGCGTCACGCCGGACGCGGGGAGCGGCGGTGCGGTCGCGGACGACCCGCTCGGTCTCGTCGAGTACGCGGTCGACAAGCACACCCAGCGAATGCAGCAGATTACGAACGCGAGCGCGGACATCCCGGACGTCGACACCCTAACTGCGCTTGAGTAGGCCCGGACACCTACCAGCGCTCGTCGGGTTCTGTTCGTCCGTATCGCCGTCGGCCTCTCCTACTACGAGGACACGGATCGTGGGGACTCCCTCGCGTTCGTCGCGTCCCCCGTACGCGCTGCACGCGCTCGGCGTGCTCGGCGGCCACATCCGGAAACCGGGGTCGTTCCAGACGACGGAGACAGCCGATTAGTCGAAGCGCGTGACTTCCGCGCCACACGCCTCGCAGAACAGCACGTACTCGTCGCCCTCGACTTCGTGCGTTCGCCCCGTGACCTCGCCGCACGCGGGACACTCCTCTTCGATTATCGCATCGTCAGCGTCCTTCGGCGCGCCGACGGCGACGACGCGCGCCGCGGTCTCACCGACGGCTTCCGCCGAGACGGGCGCGTTCTCGGGGACGAAGAAGGCGTCCTCCGCGTGCAGGTGCTGGGTGCCGTTCGCGGTGTCGACGCGGAGTTCCCCCGCGAGGACGTAGAACAGCTCCTCGTGGTCTGGGTGGCGGTGGTA is drawn from Salarchaeum sp. JOR-1 and contains these coding sequences:
- a CDS encoding ribonucleotide-diphosphate reductase subunit beta: MADEPGLLDPTAQTYRYYRHAVENHWDPHDIDLEADADAVADLDDATFTNLRGSLAAFGAGEESVTEDLAPLAVVLDDISDELFVTTQLYEESKHADFFDRYWRTVVTPEEERRGMTPTSPTDDRWFSAAYVELFDRMADAMNQLLVEDTPETRANAYCHYHLTIEGILAQTGYYGLTNAYGGTNDLAVDLPELPGLVAGLTRIRGDEGRHVGFGMHQLKESVEAGEVDPEFIRDTVDDLLPLVQESVTPDAGSGGAVADDPLGLVEYAVDKHTQRMQQITNASADIPDVDTLTALE
- a CDS encoding DUF5779 family protein translates to MSDFELDLRSAEEHLSPELDSDFEGRVVLGVLDGQTGNEEWLGELDAGNVLVLAVDGELDDLAGGFAGPVKDAGGTLMHFRSFLVVTPPGVDVDTDRL
- a CDS encoding cation:proton antiporter, which produces MAGELLFEAGVMFAAIAAVSIVAARAGLSPIPFYILVGMALNEYVVGSVGLPYVSETAFIEVGAELGIVFLLFFLGLEFNLETLLRDRERIGKAGVADFVVNFAVGLLFGVWLFDSVVAALVVAGIVYISSSAVITKTMLDVGWIANPESAPILGTLVFEDLAIAVYLAVLGAAVLGGGSLATAAESVGIAVGFLFLLVVLVYAGTGWLERLLDTPSSEYFVLRTVGTTVLIAGAALALGVSEAVAAFFVGMAFSSTSFVHAIEESLTPIRDTFAAVFFFWIGLVTDPFSFLGVLDLIALAVLVTLPSKLLSGYYSGRLYELTDQRSLRVGLAMVTRGEFSLIIAATALAGAGATLPTATAETIYAFTVGYVLVMSILGTTLIQFAPSIERHLPTT
- a CDS encoding DUF5799 family protein, which gives rise to MSDWQDRIVGERMRVDDEFQHRVEASSFSNQQWGLVMTAVEFDIEHPEDPERARLVADTSNLTHVMDELDNVEAGMAAMAGGQQRDDDSGGILGDVKRMLGIGDSGDSGSDEERASEAAALAQEYADALQEKLEENGRWDEIREAAV
- a CDS encoding cupin domain-containing protein encodes the protein MDLSDHEYARVHVPDIESAPNPTREKKEVDEAVGASAFGFNVYTADPGERLPWGYHRHPDHEELFYVLAGELRVDTANGTQHLHAEDAFFVPENAPVSAEAVGETAARVVAVGAPKDADDAIIEEECPACGEVTGRTHEVEGDEYVLFCEACGAEVTRFD
- a CDS encoding carbon-nitrogen hydrolase family protein, with translation MVTVAACQLALSDLDPDANLAAITDRLRGLPDDTRVAVFPEYALTGFVADDRIESVALDRESDRLARLDALAREHDTAILAGFVEDASDAYYNTAVYVTPEGDRTYYRKRHLWADEADALAPGDERVVVDSPLGRTGLVTCYDLNFVAESAAFTGDRVDALFVVGAWPAPYAQNWNLLLRARALDGVRWVVGAGRTGRRDLPDAPVTDYAGQSRVIRPDGSVQAALNRRETDLVADIDPDDIAAHREFIPVV